The Flavivirga eckloniae genomic interval CAATAGATTATATAGCTGGGGAATAAAGGAACTTTACTATTTAGATAAAATTTCTACACGTACACATACTGCATTATTTATTAAAGAGGTAAGGGAAGATGCTATGGGTATTCCACAGAAATTTATTTATAAAGATATTTCAGAAACTGAAATGCCCTCACAAAAACAATTAAGACTCAATAAAATTGTTTTAGTGAATAATTCTGATTTAGGTACAATAAGTAAAACAAATACTACTGATATAGTGCCTTTACCTAATAGAGCGTTTACTTTTTCAGACCCTAAAATAGAAAAAACATATAGTTTCACCCTTAATCTTCAAAATAACGTTATTGATACTAAAGACTCTTATGTAACAAACATAGAACAAAAAGCTTTACGTGTTATTAGTTTAGAATATGATTATTCTTTAGCTACCAATGCTCCAAATTCTAATGCTCTAGGAAAACTAACTCTTAGGAAATTATTTTCTAAAGGTAAACAAGGCATATCATTAATACCGCCGTATCGTTTTAACTATACAAATAACCCGAATTGGGATTATGACAACGAAAACTATTGGGGTTACAATCATTATGATGCTACGGCATGGAGTTTAAATGAAATTATTTCGCCACAAGGAGCAAAAATTAATATAGAGTATGAAGGAGACGAATATGATAATGCCAATAGTAATATATACGATTTTAAAGAGATAGAAACTGAAGTAACACAAAACAACTTTAAAATTAGTGCTGATGTTGGTAATTATGCATTGAAAAATGGGGATATTATATATTTAGACTATGAAAACAATTTTGATGATTGCTCACTTAATGCAAGAGTTAGGGCAGAATATGAAGGTAGAGTACAATTAGTAGAAAAGTGGTCTATAGATTTTAGGACAACATACGAGCTCACTTTACTCGATCCAGCAAATTACAATTTTGAAATTTTACATGTATATAACCCTCCGCAAATTTGTAACGAAGACTCTGGAGCTCTTGAAGATGCTAAATTCACTAAAATTAATGGAACAGCCTTTAAACATAAAAATCACGCAGGAATTCGTGTAGCAGCAATTAATGTTTCAGATGAAGTAAATACATGGAAAACAACTTACGAATATGGAATAGGTTCCGTACCATATGAACCATTTTACAATTTTCAGGGAGTAGCTAATCAAAGCCTCCTTCGAAGCCCGAATGTATTGTATGATAGGGTAACAGTAAGAGATTTAGATCAAAATGGTTTAGTAATAAATAATGTTAAAAATGTGTACAAGTTTATTACAGATCAAACCCTAATAGATGGTAGTAAGGATAAGCTAAAAACGAACCGTATAAGATCAGATAATTTTAACCAATTTGACAACAATTCAATCCTTGGATACATTTATGATTATAAAGATTATCAAAGCATTATAGGTAATCTTTCCGAATCATCGGTATATCAAGGAAATAATTTACTATCTAAAACAGTTAATACTTATGCTTTTTTAGATGAATCTTCGGGTGTGATAAATAAAGTATCAACCCAAATGTATAAAGCGACAAACCCTAAGCCTGGTAATACTACCATTACGAATACAAATCATTTAATATCCACTAATTATACTAATTACCCTGTTGTTTTGGAAAGTAGTGAAATAATTCAAGGAGGGACTAAGCAAGTAATAACTAATTCGCAAAAACGCGATTTAAATTCTGGTCAAGTACTTGAAGATTTAATTCTAGCAAGCGATGGAAAAGAATATAAGAGTGAGGTAACACCGGCATATACTATTCCACAATATGCCGCTATGGGGAGTAAGTTAGATAATCTTAATAATAAGAATATGTTAACTCAAGCAGCAATAAATAAATCTTTTGTTAAAGAAAGTGGCGTATGGAAACTAACAGGGGCAGGAATTGAAACCTGGAATCCACAAACTTATACTGCAGGAACAGAAACCTTCGACGTATGGCGTAAACACAAATCTTTTCAATGGAATGGCGAAACCAATTCCAATGGATTACTGGTGAATTATAATGAGTTAAATGAAGATAACTTTAACTGGAATATTGCAGAAACCCAGCCTTCTAATACAAAATGGCGCAAACTTTCAGAAGTAACTAAATATGACCAATTCTCTATGCCTTTGGAAGTTGTAGATATAAATGGCAATAAAGGTGCGACTAAATTGGGAGATAAATCTTCAAAAGTGTTTGTAACTGGAAATGCTGGTTATGACGAAATTTTCTATTCAGGAGCAGAAGACCTAAATGGATCTCTTTTTGGTGGAGATGTAAATATTGGAACTGCTATCGAAAACAGTACTTATGCACACACAGGCTCTAAATCATTACAAATTGCAACAGGTAATAAAGGATATGTGGTATCAGTAACTCAAGGAAAAACTAATAAATACAAAGCCTCTTTGTGGGCAAAATATGGTACGCATTTAAGTACAAAGCTTCGTGTAAATAGTGTTACTCAAATATCGCATAGCGAGATGGAGAGAGCTGGAGATTGGGTTTTGCTTAATTTCTATTTTAATATTAATGGTACACAAAACGTCGAGGTTTATGCAGATGGAAATACCATATATGTAGACGATTTCAGGCTCCATCCAGTGTCATCTTCCGTAGTCTCTTATGTATATAACAAATGGGATGAATTAACCCATATACTTGGAGGTAATAATTTAGCTATCGAGTACAAATATGATGAAGTCGGAAGATTAACCGAAACACTTTCAGAAGTTATAGACTTTAATGGAGCTGGTTCTGGTGGGTTTAAAAAAGTAAGCGAAAATGAGTATACGTATAAATTCTAACTGATCATGAAAAATAAAAAAATCGTTTGGTTAATCATTGTAACTGTAATAATATCGATATCTACCTCTTGGGCTCAAGGTTCTATGATTAGTATTGGTGGGGAGGTAGCTCCTGTTATTAACACCACAGAGACTTACTATCTTTCACTTGCGCCCAACCTTACTATAATTCAAGGGAATTGGGAATCACCTCAAGGAGGTCAAACTATTAGTCAAACAGCGACTAGTATAAAAATTAAATGGACAAGTCCAAATGGATATGTCTCATATAGAGCAACTCAAACTCAGGTGGGATCAACAAATACTGGACCTATGTTCGCATCATTACTCGTATACCCCGTACCACCTCCTGCTATTCCTTTAGCTCCTACAATTGGAAATTTTTGTGATCGCAATATCCTTACTTATGCTACTCCACCTGAAGACGTAGAATACTTTTGGCATACGGATGCTACTGACCCGAATATCGGGCAAGATTCAAATAAAACCATCACCCTTACTACAGGAAATACTATATATTTATCTGCAAGAGGAATCGATTCAGGGCTTTGGAGTGAAGTAAGAACAGTTAACTACGCTAAAGCTTCTCCTACTACCTGGTATTCAGATGCAGATAATGATGGTCTTAGAGATCCGACAGGAACATCTGTCCAAGAATGCAATAAACCCCTAGGTAATTGGACTCAAAGTAACATAATAGATCAATGCCCAAACGAACCCGGATCCGAACAACAGAATGGATGTCCTACAACGGGTGAAGTTTCTGAAGGATTCAATACCATTACTTCTCGAGGCTATGATATAAATGGTACTTTAAAAGCAGCATCTAAAAGTTACTACAACACTTTAGGGAAAGTAATACAATCTCAAGCTTTAGATATTAAAACCAATAGAATTTGGGCATCAGATATAAAATATGATTTGCAGAACAGAGCTACTTTACAAACGCTTTCCGCACCTATACGAGAATTTAATATGTTTGAGTATGAAGGTGATTTTGTAAAAAAAATAGATAATTCTAATTATACTAAAACCGACTATGATAATGCTAATAATGAAACCCCAAATCCAATAGGTAATACTTATGGTACATTGGGTTGGTACTATAGCTCGGGCAATATTGATGAAGATTACCAAGATATTACAGATTATCCTTTTGCAAAAAGTATTTATAGCACGTTAATACCGGGTAAAGTATTGAGAACCGTTGGCGGAGAAAAAATAAACGGAGAATGGAAACAAACATATACGTTTTCAATGCGAGCATCAAACGAATTATCCCAGACGGAAGCTTTTGGAGACAGTAAGTATAATCATGACAATTATAAAATTATAAAAACCGTACATAGAGATGTTCATGGTAACGAAAATGTTGTATTTACAGATACCGATGGAAAAACTTTAGCAACGGCTCGTAGCGGTGGAACAAACACAAGGTCAATGTCTATTGAAATAGGAGACCGAAGGTATGTTGATATTCATGTGCCTGCAGGAAATAATATGGGCTTTACTACTTCTCCAGGAGGGAGCTATGCTGTTTACGACCTTATTACAGAGAACAAAGTAACCCCATCGGAAAGCCTTCCTAATGGGTTTTATCGTGTGTTTGGGTCTGGCGTGGTAAATTATAAAGAGAACTATTATGATTATGCACTCAATGAATATGATTTAATTGGTAGATTAATTGCCTCATATCAGCCTCTAAATAAACTAAAAACCGAATATAAATATAATACATTGGGTCAGCTTACCTATACAAAAAGTCCAGATGAAGGAGAAGCATGGTTTAAATATAGAAGGGATGGGCAAATACGTTTTTCGCAAAACTCGAAGCAGTTAGCTAATACCGAGTTTTCTTATACAAATTATGATGGCTTAGGCAGACCCATAGAAAGTGGTGTGTTTAACGAAGGAGCTATTACTTTCACAAATGCGGATAGTATTATAGAAAATATAGATAATCCGGCAACAACAGCAGATGAAGATGGTTTACCAGACACTAATTGCAGTGAACAACAATTTACGACTTATGATGCTTTGAACAATGCAGACCTTACTACTTTAGGAGCTATTCATAATAGCTATAGTACCCCTACTTTTTTAGCAGGCAATGTAGCAAAAACATCTAATGGCAATACAACAACCTATTACAGTTACGATGTCTATGGGCGTGTTAAGTGGATTGTGCAAGAGATTCCTATTTTAGGAACAAAGACTATCGATTATAAATACGACCCAATTACTGGAGCTGTATTAGAGGTTGATTATCAGCGCTATGCAACAACTTCCAACGACCGTTTTATACACCGTTATAATTACGACCCTATTGACAATAGTCTTATAAAAGTAGAAACATCTGCAGATGGCGGTAATACTTACACAACCAATGCCGAATACAAATATTATGAAACAGGTGCTTTAAAACGTACAGAAATTGCACCTTTAAATGGAACTGCTTTACAAGGTATAGATTATGTGTATAACCTAAACGGTCAATTAAAAAGTATTAATCACCCCAGTTTAGAGCAAAGTAAAGACCCGGGAGGAGATAGTAATGATCTCTTTGGTATGATGGTAGATTATCATAGTACAGATTATAACAGAACTCAAAGAAGTAATATAGAAACTACCACTTTTGGGCAAGATCAATATAATGGTAATATAAAAGGCATTCGTTGGAATAGTAGCTACCAAAAGTTGAGTGGCGGTAAAGAACGGGTTTACGATTATAGATACAATAAAAATAATTGGTTAACCGATGCTTATTATGGTAAGTATAGTACCCCACAATCAACTAATGCTAAAGAAAATGAAACATATGCAGAAATAGTTTCTAGTGGAGCTACACTTAATTTAGAAGCGACCAATAGTATTACTTTATTACCTGGTTTTCATGCACAAAATGGTAGTGTTGTAACTACTAAAATTATAGATGTAGGCGGTTTTTTAGGCACAAATGGTGATTATGATGTTACTGGTATTACCTACGATGCTAATGGAAATATACAAGCCCTGAAGCGAAATAAGAATACGGTTGGTAACAATAATAGCATGGATAACTTAAGCTATAATTATTACTCTGGTAAACCTAACCAATTAAAACGTGTTGATGATGCCGCTGGAGATGTTTCTGGTGCTGAAGACATAGGAGATCAAGTTGGAGACTCCTCTGGAGAGAACTATAAATATAACAGTATTGGTCAATTAGAAGAAAATGTTGATGAAAAGATAAAGTACTTTTATAATGCCAGTGGTCTGGTTACAGAAATACATAAAAATAATGTACCTTTGGTTAAGTTCTTTTATAACGATAAAGGACACCGTGTAAAAAAGGAAATTTACACAGCAGGCTCATTGACAAGAACAGATTATTATGTACGCGATGCAACAGGTACAACCCTAGCTATTTACGAAGGTGCAAATGTAAAAGAATATACTATTTATGGAGCAAGCCGTTTAGGTGTTTATAATAAAGCTGATGATTCTAGTGTTTATCAACTTACAGATCATTTAGGAAATGTAAGAGCGGTGGTACAGAGATCGGGTAATGATGCGGTGGCAATGGTTGCTACAGATTATTATCCTTTTGGGATGCCGATGCCTAATAGGAATGTTGAAGGGAATTACAGGTATAAATACCAAGGCCAAGAAAAAGACCCAGAAACAGGGAAAGAAGCGTTTGAGCTAAGGCTCTGGGATAGTAGGATTGGAAGGTGGCTTACTACTGACCCTTATGGGCAGTTCTATAGCCCCTATTTAGGAATGGGAAATAACCCAATTAGTTTTAGAGACCCTGATGGTGGATTTGTTTGCGATGACTGTCCTGAAGGAATCTTTGCTGATGGAACAGAACATATTAGTGCAGATGGAGGCACATACGTTTATGATGCTGAAATAGGTAGGTGGAGTGATGGAGCAGCGATAACCTTTAATGTTAAGTATACAGGAGAAAAGAAACATTACCAAGAATTAGGAGCTGCTCTTCTTATGAGAGGGGCAGTTATAAATAGTACTGCTGCCGCTGTTGATGGACATCTACCTTTTATGGATGCGGCTGCATTAATATCTGAAGGATTAGTACTAACCACATATGGTTATTTTGCTATTCAAACTTTTACACATTCTGACTATGAGGTTAGTACTACTACAAAAGATACTGAGCTTCCGTCAATTTTACTATATAGAGGGGTACATGCTAAACACCCTGGCTATGCGAGTGCTTTGATGGGTGTTGCAACACCGTTTGCTTTAGGTCCTGTAGGGCATAATGATCCTGCACTACATAATTCTGAGGATATAGGTAATAATCATAGTATTTTTACTTCATGGACAACTTTAAAACAAATAGCAAATTACCATGCTACTAAACATGGCCCAGGGGGATTAATTTTAACAAAGAGATTTAGAATTAATCAGTTAGTCCCCTCTCCTGACATCTTTGATGAAGGAGAATGGCTTGTTCCCGGGGTAGTAACCGGTGCAAGTGTGAGTCTGCCTTCTAGATAATTTCACTAAAAAATCTTAATTAATATGGATAAAATAATTGAAGACTATGTTAAAAGTTTAGAAAAGAAGAAAACAATGTTCTTGGTAGAAGAATGCCTTAAATCATTAAAAGAAGATGAAATAATTATTAATAAAGATGCTTTTTCTACGATTAAAAGATTATTTTCATTTTATACAGATAAATATAACGTTCAGCAAGAAATTCTAAAAAACAAAAAAATTATTGATTATGAACTTCTGTTAAATGAGCTTAAAAAGTATTCTGATGATTTAGAGGTTGAAACTTCTATTTTATCTAATTTCAAAAATGGATTTATTATATTACAATTGAGACATAGTGGTGAATTAATAGGAATATTAAAATCACACAAAGTAAACTTAGATAAAAGTAAAGATTTAATTAGAACATATAAAAATAAAGGTTTGACACTTAATTATTATTATTTTAATAAAGGGAATTTAATACGTATTATTAATTAATAATTTTTTATTTAGTCTATGCTCCCTCTAAACTGCGTTTAGTGGCATGCAACGCTAGTCCTCGTTTGCAACGAGTACCGTACCGAGTAAGAAAATAATAAAAGCTTTTACAGTTAAGTAGAAGCTTTTTGTATTTTAGATTCATGAATAGGAATTTTCAAGAAGATCATACGGCCTTAGAAATAGATTTAGTTGGTTTTATAGCTTAGTCTGCCACCACTAAACACAGTTTAGCGGGAACAGGGGAATGCAGTTAAATTTAAAGAAGCATCGAAGGTGTTTAGGTTAGATTTTCATAGAGTGTATCATAAAGGGGTAAAACGATACTTACAGGTTCTTCATACGCATAAGGCAATAAAACCTACTGGTTTAAGTAATAGGCAATGGCGAATTATGGTTGAAGAAAGTGCTAAAGCGTGGTTAAAACTCCCTAATTTTTAGAATAATGATTATTACTCCCAAAATTAAAGTTACCGAACGTATTGAAAAAATAGAGTTTTATGAAATCGAGTATTATGAAGATTTTGATAATGATTTAAGATTGCTTTTGAACCTTTTTTTAGATATAAAGCGGGTTTATTTTTCTTTTGGAAGATTTGATATGTTTTATGATGGGAATATAGAATCATTACATACTGAAATAAAAAATGAGATTAAAGAATTTGGTAAAATAGATGAAATAACATCATTTGAGAAGGACAACTTTTCTTGCTGTGGA includes:
- a CDS encoding RHS repeat domain-containing protein, which gives rise to MKNKKIVWLIIVTVIISISTSWAQGSMISIGGEVAPVINTTETYYLSLAPNLTIIQGNWESPQGGQTISQTATSIKIKWTSPNGYVSYRATQTQVGSTNTGPMFASLLVYPVPPPAIPLAPTIGNFCDRNILTYATPPEDVEYFWHTDATDPNIGQDSNKTITLTTGNTIYLSARGIDSGLWSEVRTVNYAKASPTTWYSDADNDGLRDPTGTSVQECNKPLGNWTQSNIIDQCPNEPGSEQQNGCPTTGEVSEGFNTITSRGYDINGTLKAASKSYYNTLGKVIQSQALDIKTNRIWASDIKYDLQNRATLQTLSAPIREFNMFEYEGDFVKKIDNSNYTKTDYDNANNETPNPIGNTYGTLGWYYSSGNIDEDYQDITDYPFAKSIYSTLIPGKVLRTVGGEKINGEWKQTYTFSMRASNELSQTEAFGDSKYNHDNYKIIKTVHRDVHGNENVVFTDTDGKTLATARSGGTNTRSMSIEIGDRRYVDIHVPAGNNMGFTTSPGGSYAVYDLITENKVTPSESLPNGFYRVFGSGVVNYKENYYDYALNEYDLIGRLIASYQPLNKLKTEYKYNTLGQLTYTKSPDEGEAWFKYRRDGQIRFSQNSKQLANTEFSYTNYDGLGRPIESGVFNEGAITFTNADSIIENIDNPATTADEDGLPDTNCSEQQFTTYDALNNADLTTLGAIHNSYSTPTFLAGNVAKTSNGNTTTYYSYDVYGRVKWIVQEIPILGTKTIDYKYDPITGAVLEVDYQRYATTSNDRFIHRYNYDPIDNSLIKVETSADGGNTYTTNAEYKYYETGALKRTEIAPLNGTALQGIDYVYNLNGQLKSINHPSLEQSKDPGGDSNDLFGMMVDYHSTDYNRTQRSNIETTTFGQDQYNGNIKGIRWNSSYQKLSGGKERVYDYRYNKNNWLTDAYYGKYSTPQSTNAKENETYAEIVSSGATLNLEATNSITLLPGFHAQNGSVVTTKIIDVGGFLGTNGDYDVTGITYDANGNIQALKRNKNTVGNNNSMDNLSYNYYSGKPNQLKRVDDAAGDVSGAEDIGDQVGDSSGENYKYNSIGQLEENVDEKIKYFYNASGLVTEIHKNNVPLVKFFYNDKGHRVKKEIYTAGSLTRTDYYVRDATGTTLAIYEGANVKEYTIYGASRLGVYNKADDSSVYQLTDHLGNVRAVVQRSGNDAVAMVATDYYPFGMPMPNRNVEGNYRYKYQGQEKDPETGKEAFELRLWDSRIGRWLTTDPYGQFYSPYLGMGNNPISFRDPDGGFVCDDCPEGIFADGTEHISADGGTYVYDAEIGRWSDGAAITFNVKYTGEKKHYQELGAALLMRGAVINSTAAAVDGHLPFMDAAALISEGLVLTTYGYFAIQTFTHSDYEVSTTTKDTELPSILLYRGVHAKHPGYASALMGVATPFALGPVGHNDPALHNSEDIGNNHSIFTSWTTLKQIANYHATKHGPGGLILTKRFRINQLVPSPDIFDEGEWLVPGVVTGASVSLPSR